From the genome of Leptotrichia sp. oral taxon 847:
TTTTACTGGAATTCCAAGATTTTTTTCAAATTCAAGCGCCAAATCAATACCGTTTTTCCATGGGAAATTTGCCCAGAATTTTACTATTCTGTTGTTTAATACAGGTCCAGGAACACCGATTCCAACTGATTTTACATCATTAAAACTGACACTGCTATTTTCAATTTGCGCTTTCAAAATATTTGAAAGTCTTTTTATTGTTTCTGAGAAACCTTCGATAGAATCTGTTTTTGCAATTGTAGTAAAAATGATATTTCCACTTTCATCAACTAAACCTAATTTTGTGTTAGTCCCTCCTAAATCTATTCCAACATAATATTTCATTTTTCTTCTCCTCTTATTAAATTTTTATTTAATCTTTTCATAAATAGTTTACCTTATTTTTTTTAGATTTTCAAGATTAAAAAGTGTACTTTTGTTATTTTTTATTTTTTGATGGGATAATTTTGTCAGTACATAAAGATGCTTAAACTGATGTGAGGATTATAAGGGAAAATGAAATTCTTTTCCTCATTATGTAAAAAAAATAAAAATATTGACATTTCTAAGTTGAAAATAGTATAATGTGTTTTGAGAAATTAATGAAAGGACTTAAAAAAATGAAATTTAAAAATATAGTAACTTCGTCATTTTTTGCAGCGGCACTTGTCAGTGGAACTGCTATGGCGGAAGGACAAGTTTTACAAAATAAACAAGTTGTACAAAATACGAGTGTAACGAATGATATGTACAGAGCACAAGATGCATTTGCAGCTGTCTATGACAAAGCAAAAGATTCGGTTGTAAATATCAGAACAAAATCAACAATTGTAGTAGAAACTTATAATCCGTTGGAAGCCTTTTTATTTGGAACTTCAGGAAGAAGACAGCAAAGAAAAGAAACTGGAAGTTTGGGATCTGGATTTATCATTTCAAGTGATGGATATATTATGACAAACAATCATGTCATCGAAGGTGCGGATGAGATTTATGTAAAAATGTCAGATGGACAGGAATATTTGGCAAAATTAGTGGGAACTTCTCCAGAAGTTGACATTGCCATTTTGAAAGTTATGGCAAACAGAACTTTTAAACCACTTAAGTTTGCAAATTCGGATAATATAAAAATAGGACACTGGGCTATTGCGTTTGGAAATCCTTTAGGACTAAACAGTTCGATGACAGTTGGAGTAATTGGCGCGTCTGGAAGAAGTTCTCTTGGAATAGAACAAGTTGAAAATTTCATTCAAACGGATGCTGCAATTAATCAAGGAAACAGTGGAGGACCATTACTTAATATAAACGGAGATGTAATAGGTGTAAATACCGCAATTTATTCGACAACAGGTGGAAGTGTAGGACTTGGTTTTGCAATTCCTTCAAATTTGGCTACGAATGTCAAAGATTCAATAATAAAATCTGGAAGATATGAAAGACCTTATGTTGGAATTTCTGTACTTGATTTGACTCCAGAAATTAAAAGACAGAGAAATATTCCATATTCATCAGGAATTATGGTGCAACAGGTATATTCAGGCTCTCCTGCCGCAAAATATGGATTAAAACCAGGCGACATCATACTTGAAATAAACGGTAAAAAAGTAACTTCCGCAGGAACATTTATTGGAGAATTGGCAGCTAAAAAAATAGGTGAAACTGTAAACTTAAAAGTTTCTTCAGGTGGAAAAGAAAAAAATATATCAATGAAATTGGAAGCTTTTAGTTATTCAAGACAGCAGATAAACAATCGAAGAAGATAATTAGAAAAATAACAAGTAAAGAGATTCTCTCAGGAAATGAGGGAATTTTTTTAGTTAACATGATTTTTATAAAATTCATTGAATATTTGAACCTTTTGAGAAACAGTTATTCAAAACTTATTTTTTTCTTGAAATAACTGCATTTTTTTTAAAATTATTTGAAAAACTCAATAAATTTGGTATAATATAAACAAAATAAATTTTGTGTGGAGAGAAAATGAAGTGATTGAAAAAAAGAACAAATTAAATATTTTGGCGCCAGCGGGAAATTATGAAAAACTTGTCGCAGCAGTAAAAGCAGGAGCGGATGAAGTTTTTTTTGGACTAAAAGGATTTAGTGCGAGAAGAAATAATGAAAATTTGGATATGAAAGAAGTTTTTAGTGCGATTGACTATGCGCATTTACACGGTGTTAAAGCAATTATGGCTTTTAATACAATTTTGAAGGACAGTGAAATCAAAAGTATGTACAACAATATAAAAAGAGTGTATGAACACGGTGTGGATGCGGTTATTGTACAAGATTTGGGATTGGTCAAATTTTTAAAAGAAAATTTTCCAAATTTAAAACTTCACGCAAGTACGCAAATGACGGTTGCAAATCACGTTGAAGCTAGTAAATTAAAAGAAATGGGACTTAGCAGAGTTTGTCTTGCAAGAGAATTATCTTTTGAGGAAATTAAGGAAATTAGAAAAAATACTGATATTGAGCTAGAAATTTTTGTGTCGGGCTCGCTTTGTATCTCGTATTCGGGAAATTGCTATATAAGCAGTTTTATTGGCGGAAGAAGTGGAAATCGTGGACTTTGTGCTTATTCTTGCAGAAAAAAGTTTACCGATGAAAGTGGAAAAAGTGCATATTTTTTGAGTCCAAATGATCAGCTTTTGCAGGAAAAAGAGATTAATTTATTAAAAGAAATTGGAGTTGATGCGCTAAAAGTTGAAGGGCGGAAAAAATCTAGCGAGTACGTCTTTGAAACAGTAAGTTATTACGACAATATTTTAAAGGGGACTCCAAGGCCGACAGAAAGCTATAAACTTTTTAATAGAGGATATTCCAAAGGTTATTTTTATTTAGATGACAAGCTTATGAATCAAAAGTATTCTTCAAATTTTGGATATTTTTTGGGAATTAGATTAGGTAGTTCGAATAATTTTAAAATTGACGATGAATTAATTTTAGGTGATGGAGTTCAATTTGTTGATGAAAATTTTGAAAAAATTTCAGGAGAATATGTCAATAAAATTATTTTTAACGGCGAAAAAGTTCAAAAGGTTAAAAAAAATGACACGATTTCGATTGGAAAACTGCCAAAAGGGACAAAATATATTTACAAAAATTATTCTAAAGAAATCAATGACAAAATTATTCACAATATAAAAGTTTCCAAAAGATTTTCTGCCATTGATGCAGAATTTGTCGCAGAAAAAGGTAAAAAATTGAAACTTACTTTTGAGATTAAAAATTTGAAAAATGAAAAAATAACGGTTACAAAAGAAAGCGATTTTGTCTTGAGTGAAATTGCCAAAAAAACAATTACAAAAGAAAAAATTGCCAAAAAAATCGCAGAACTTGGTGACACATCTTTTGAACTTGCAAATGTCAAAATAATTTATGACGGAAATTCATTTATTCCATTTAGTGAACTTAAAAATTTAAAAAGATTATGCACACAAGAGCTTTCTAAAGAAGTTTTGGCATCGTACAAAAGAATTGCGCCTGAAAAGAAAGAATATGAATTTTTGCAAGAAAAAATTTTAAAAAAACCTATTTTTTCTGCACTTGTTTCAAATGAACAGCAAGAAAAAGTCTGTCGTAAGCTTGGAATTTCTAAAATTTATTAAATAATGCAAGAACACTCGCAACGCAAGGAACGAGATGAACTGCACAAAAATTTTAGTAAGCATATAGGGAAACTTGTATGTAGACACAGAAAGAACTGTGCAACAAAGAAACTGAATTGCTGGGAACTCTTAAAGCTGGTATGACCACAACATAGCAATCTTACTCATAAGAGGCAAATGTGAAGGTAGCGAAAGCAGAAAAAACATACTAGATGGTGCAAGGTTAAATCCTAAACATTATGATAATAGACAATCAGCAGCTAAGCCTGAAAAGGAAAGTTCAACGACTATCCCTCGTGAGGGGAGTACAATACAAGCGGTTGGTATTGGAAGTGGTTTCGCCTAAATCTTAGGTAGTAACAAATATAATTGTTATGAATATAAGATATGGATAAGATATAGTCTGTGCTTGTTAGAGATAACAAGAAGTTCAAGATATTCTTTTCTCCTTAACTTGTTAAGGAGTGAAAATATTAGGAGAACTGCATAAGTAGTAGCGAACTTATGTGAACGACGCTTCCCACTGTTGTGGGGTTTTAAAAACTTTAAAAATATTTAAAAATAAATAAAAAATATTACTTTTTGATAGTTAAAATGTAGAATATATAGTATAATATCTCTGATGAAAAGGAGGTGATTATATATGTATTTAACATTAAAACAACAGGTAAAGCATCTTAGTAAAAAGGAGTTTAGGAATTTAAAATATTTATCTCATATAGCCAAGAACTTAACTAATGAAGCTATATATAATATTAGACAATACTATTTTAAAAATAAAAAGTATTTAAGTTATAATGAAAACTATAAAATACTTAAAAATAGTGAGAATTACAAGAAATTAAATTCTAATATGGCACAACAAATTCTAAAAGAATTAGACGGAAGTTTCAAATCATTTTTTGGACTTTTAAAACTTGCTAAGAATGGTCAATATGATAATAAAAAAATAAAATTACCTAATTATCTTGATAAAGATGGTTTTACAACTCTTTTTATAGGTTTTGTAAGATTAAAAGATGATATTCTGATAGTTCCTTATTCAATTTCATTTAGAAAGACACATAAGGAAATCGCAGGAAAACTACCACCAGTATTAAAAGGCAAGAAGATAAAAGAGATTAGAATAATACCAAAACAACATTCTAGGTACTTTGAAATTCAATATACTTATGAGGTAGAAGAAGTTCAAAGGGAATTAAATAAAGAAAATGGACTAGGAATAGATTTAGGTATAGATAATCTATGTACTTGTGTTAGTAATAACGGAGCATCATTCCTAATAGATGGTAGAAAATTAAAGTCAATAAATCAATACTATAACAAGATAAATGCAAAATTACAAAGCATAAAAGATAAGCAAAAGATTAAGCGGACAACATTAAGACAAAAGAGAATAGCTAGAAAGAGAAATAATCGTATAGAAGATTATCTTTCAAAAGCAGCAAGAATAATTGTAAATTATTGTCTTAATAATGATATAGGAAAACTAGTTCTAGGGTACAATGAAGATTTTCAAAGAAATTCAAATATAGGAAGTATAAATAATCAAAATTTTGTAAATATACCATATAGAAAATTAAGAGATAAATTAATATATCTATGTAAACTATATGGAATAGAATTTAAACTACAAGAAGAAAGTTATACATCAAAAGCAAGTTTCTTTGATGGAGATGAAATCCCAATATATGATAAAGAAAATCTAAAAGAATATATATTCAGTGGAAAAAGGATAAAAAGAGGACTATATCAAACAAGTGCAGGTAAACTCATAAATGCAGATTGTAATGGAGCATTAAACATATTAAGGAAAAGTAAAGTTGTGGACTTAAGCGTCCTATACAATAGAGGTGAGCTGAACACGCCTAAAAGAATAAGGGTAGTTGTTGTGCTATCAAACTTCTTAGAAAATTTTTAAATAATTTTAAAGATTTTAGAACCCCATGACGTAAGAAGTGGGAGGTTCAGAAAAAGCAGTTTGATGTGGCAAAAGAGAAAAATTTGGATAAAATAGAGATAAATACGAATTTGGCCTCAAATCTTTATCAAGTTGTGATGGGTGATAAAAATGGGTTAAAAGGACAATCGCTTGATTGGAACTTAAATGTTTTTAATAATTTTACAGTGGAAGTTTTTTCTCAATTTCCAAATTTAGAAACCATATTTTTGTCGCCTGAACTAAGTTATCGGCAACTAAAATTTATAAAAAGTGATAAGATAAAAAAAGGACTTGTAATTTATGGACATTTGAAAGGAATGTATATCGAGCATAAAATTTTTAGCGAAAAGTATAAAGAGCTTGAGGGAGAGTTTTATGACAAATATAAAATTGTAAAAAATGAGTTGGATAATACCGAACTTTATTTAAATAAGCCTATGAATTTGATTCCTAAATTGGACGAAATTTTGGAGCTGGGGCTTGATGAATTGAGGCTTGATTTTACTTTTGAGACGGAGAAGGAAATTAAAAAAGTTATTGAAAGTTTAACTACAAAAAGTGGGAAATATACTCCGTATGCTTTTGAACAAGGAGTTTTATAAAAATTAAAATTTTAAGGAGAAAAAGTGGAAATTATAAAAAAACAAAAATATTTAGAAAAATTATATTTGTTATTGGGAGCTTCTATTTTTATTCATTATATTTTAGTAATTTTATTCAGCGTTTTAATATTATTTGAAATTTTTACCTCAAAGGAGTACAAAAAAATATTGAAAGACAGAACATTAATTACAGTTGGAGTTGTTTTGGGATTTTCGATAATGACTTCCGTCTTTTATAAAAATATTTTAGGGCTTGTGGCAATTCCAATATTTTTGTTCTTAGTGGTTGGAAGATATTATACTTTGGCAGTTGATGTGGAATTAAAGCAAAAAGTTTTGCAAATAATTTCAAAATTTTCGATAGTTCCATTTTTTATTGGGATTGTTGAATTTGTTTTGACAAAAAGCAGAATTGGTTATTTTGCATTTTTTAATCCGAATTATTTGGGAAGCGTTATGATGATGGGGGCGATTGTAAATTTATATTTATTTTTTGAAAAAAGAAATAAAAAAAATATTTTGTTTTTTTTCTCAAATATGGCGACTATTTTTTTAAGTGGTTCTCGATCATCGTTAATTGCAGTAATTTTAGGAATTTTTGTACTATTATTTTATTTTTTGGATAAAAGATATTTTATTTTTGGAACTTTGGTGCTTTTAATCTATATTTTGGGAGTTTATCTTCATATTTTCCCTTTCTTGCGAATGGACACTTTTGTAGAATATTTTTGGCTGAGGGTGGAAATTGTGCAAATGGCAATTGTCGTTTTTAAAAGAACAAATTTTTTGTACGGACACGGAAACTTTTTTTACTACAAGTTTACAAATCATGTCTATCCGCACTCGCACAATGCAATTGTGGAATTTCTTTTAAGTTATGGGTTTATTGGAACAGTTTTACTTGCGACAGTTTTTTTTAGATATTTATATGAAATTTTGAAAAAAGATAGAAACAATATTTTAAAGATTGCTTTGATAGTCGGAGTGATTTTTCACAATTTGACGGACTTTACAATTTTCTGGGTTCAGACGGTACTTTTGTTTATAATGATTTCGTCGTATGAAGAAGATAATAAAATGATAAAGGGTTATAGAAAAATAAAAAATGAAGAATTATTGGAGGAAAAATAAAATTATAAAAATTTTTTTAAGAAAGGAAAAGAAAATAAAAAAATGAGAAATAATATATATGTTGGACTGGTTCACTATCCTGTATACAATAAAAATAATGATGTAGTTGCAACTTCGGTTACAAATTTTGATATACATGATATTTCGAGAACTTGTAGAACTTATGATATAAAAAAATATTTTATTATAACGCCTGTTGATGCTCAAAAGGAGCTGACAAGTAGAATTATCGGTTTCTGGACTGAAGGTGATGGAATAGAATTTAATAAAAATAGGAACGAAGCGTTTGAAAATACAAAACTTGAAGATTCTGTACAAAGTTCGATTGAGACAATTGAAAAATTTGAAGGGAGAAAGCCAAAGATTATAACAACTTCTGCAAGAATTTTTTCAAATTCAGTTGATTACAATGTTTTAGGAAAAGAAATAATAGAAGATGAGTCGCCATATCTTATCTTATTTGGGACAGGATGGGGACTTACCGATGAAATTATGGATTTATCTTACAAAATTTTAAAGCCTATTCGAGGAAATACAAAATATAATCATCTGTGTGTAAGAAGCGCTGTGTCAATAATTTTGGACAGATTACTGGGAGAAAATTAAAAAATTTAAATATTTTGGGGAAAGGAAAAAATTATGGAAAGTGCAAATATGAAAAATAAAAAGTTGGTTGGAATTGTTGTTGTGAGCCACAGTAACAAACTTGCTGAAGAAATTATCAATTTTGCAAAAATTTTAAGTCAGGAAGATTTTCCAATTGTAAATGGTGGAAATGTAAAAAGAGAAGTTTATGGAACAAATGTGGAAACTGTGAAAAATGCGGTAATTTCCGCTGATAATGGAGCTGGAGTATTAATTTTCGTGGATATGGGAAGTTCTATTTTTAATGCTATGCAAGTGGTAAAAGAATTGGAAGGGAAAGTTGACGCAAGAATTGTCGATGCTCCAATTGTAGAAGGAGTTTTATCGGCTGCCGCTGCAAATTCTTTGGATATGGATTTGGAAGATTTGAAATTGATTGCTGAGGAAAGTAGAAATTTTACAAAATTAAGAAAAGAAATATAATTAATGTAATTTAAGAAAGTGAGAAATTTTTGAAAAAAATGGAAAATTTAATTAATATAGGGACAATTGTAGGGACACATCATTTAAGAGGAAGTGTAAAAATTAATTCAATTTTTGAAGAAATTAAGTTAATAAAAGGCGAGAAAGTTTTGCTTGAAAAAGAAGGAATTAAAAAAATTCTTTGTGTAAAAAATGTAAAACGATTAAATGAAAAAAAAGCAATTTTAGATTTTGAAGAAATAAAAAATATTGACGAAGCTCAAAAATTAAACGGATTTAAGCTAAAAATAAGAAGAGATTTGCTGCCACAAAAGACGGAAGATGAATTTTACATAAAAGATTTATTGGGAATGGGAGTTTTTTTTGATGATGAAAAAATCGGTGAAATTATAGATGTGATGGAAACCGCTGCTCACGATATTTTAATAGTCGAAGATATAAAAACCAAAAAAGAAATTATGATTCCGTTGATTGATGAATTTGTTAAAAAAATAGATTTTGAAAACGGAAGAGTCGAAGTAAATTTGATTGACGGAATGAGATAGAAAGCGAGAAATAATACAATGAAATTTAATGTTTTAACTTTATTTCCCGAGTTATTTGAGCAGTATCTATCACAAACTATTTTAAAACGGGCAGTCGATAAAAACATAATAGATTATGAAATTATTAATATTCGTGATTATGCAAGAAACAAACATAGTCAAATGGACGACATCCCTTTCGGTGGCGGTGCTGGAATGGTTTTAAAACCAGAAGCCTACTGGAATTATTTCTATGAAAATTTTGAATATTTTAAAAATGAAAATCCAAATTCAAAAAAACCGTATGTGATATTTTTATCTCCGCAAGGAAAGCAATTGACTCACAAAAAAGTTACAGAACTTTCTCAAAAAGATGAAATTGTGCTAATTTCAGGTAGGTATGAGGGCCTTGATCAAAGAGTTATTGATAGATTTGTCGACGAAGAAATCTCAATTGGAGATTATGTCTTAAGCAGTGGTGATTTACCGTCATTGGTATTGATGGATTCCATCATTCGAATAAAAAATGGCGTAATAAAAAAAGAATCTTTTGAAACGGATTCATTTTATAACGGACTTTTAGGGTTTCCGCAATATACAAGACCTGTAGAAATTGATGGAATGGAAGTGCCAGAGGTTCTAAGAAGTGGAAATCACGCAAAAATAGATGAGTTTAGACAGATGAAATCAATTGAGAAAACTATTCAAAATCGGAAGGATTTATTTGAGAAAAAGTTGGAACATATTGAGGAAGATTTAGAGTTTAAAAAGGTTTATAAAAAATATTTGAAAAGTAAATAAATATTATGAACTTAAGAACATAAATTTCAAAAAAAATTTTGAAAATATGTTCTTTTTAGGGTGTGTAAAAATTTTTGTGTAAACCTCTAGATAATATATGGTAAAATAACTGTATAATATTTGGAGGTTTTTGTTATGACTAAAAAGAAAATTGACAACGAAATTTTTAAAACACTGATTGAGGATTACAATATTAAAGATACTAATGATATTAAGGATATGCTTAAGGATTTGCTTTCGGGTACTATCCAAACCATGCTTGAAGCTGAAATTGAGCATGAACTGGGGTATGCTAAACATTCTATGAAAGATAAGACTACTTCTAATGCTAGAAATGGACATTCCAAGAAAACTGTTAGAAGTGAGTATGGCAATCTTGATTTAGATATTCCTAGAGATAGAAATGCTGAGTTTGAGCCTCAAATCATCCCTAAATATCAAAGAGAAATTACTGGCATTGAAGGACAGATTCTTTCTCTTTATGCTAAAGGAATGAGCAATAGAGATATCGAGGACCATCTCAATAATCTTTATGGAATTGATGTTTCGCCATCTATGATCAGTAAAATTACAGATAAAATTATACCTGAAATTAGGGAATGGCAGTCTAGACAGCTTGAGGATGTATACCCAATAGTTTTTATGGATGCTATCCATTACAGCGTAAGAAAAGATGGAGTTGTTGTTAAAAAGGCGGTATATTTAGCTATAGGAATAGATAAGGAAGGGCGAAAGGAGGTCTTAGGATTTTGGATAGGAGAAAATGAATCAAGCAAGTACTGGCTAAATGTTTTAAATGAATTAAAAAACAGAGGAGTTCAGGATATACTAATTATGTCTGTTGATAATTTAAAAGGGTTCAGCGAAGCAATATCTTCGGTGTTCCCTAAGACAGAAATTCAAAAATGTGTGGTTCATCAAATTAGAAACAGCATAAGATACATATCTTACAAAGATGTAAGGGAATTTACATCAGACTTAAAAGAAATGTACAATGCACCAACACTGGAACAGGCAGAGTTTAAACTGGATGAACTAGAAGAAAAATGGGGTAAAAAGTATATGGCAGTAATTAATTCCTGGAGAAGTAACTGGAATGAGTTGACAACATACTTTAAATATGATACAAAGATAAGAAAGCTGATATATACGACAAACCCGATAGAAAGCTTAAACAGACAATTAAGAAAGTATACGAAGACAAAATCACTTTATCCGACAGATGAAGCATTGATGAAGTCAGTATATTTAAGTTTAAAGGAAGCAACAAGGAAATGGACTGGAAGAATACCGGGCTGGGGAGAAATATATTCTCAGTTAAGTATTTATTTTGAAGGAAGGATTTAAAAACAGGATGATAAAAATACCATCCTGTACCATATATTATATTTTGAGTTTACACAAAATTCTGGACACTCTCTCTTTTTATTTATTTGAGAGTTTTTACTTTGAAACTTAGAATCTCAAGTATATAATCTATTATCCATTTTCTTGTATAAATTATACTACTTTCTAACGACATTCCTTTTTTTAGATTTAAGGTATTTACATTTTTAGCGTCTATATTTCCGATTACTAGATAGTATTTATTTCCATCCTCTCTTACAATACTGTCTCTTGAAATTAACTCAATTTTTCCTTTTAAAGATATATTTTTCTTTTCATCAGGAAAATTAAGATGATAATTTATATTATTTCCTTTTTTTATTTTTGTTATATCCTTTTCTTCAACATAAATATTAATTTTATA
Proteins encoded in this window:
- the trmD gene encoding tRNA (guanosine(37)-N1)-methyltransferase TrmD, whose amino-acid sequence is MKFNVLTLFPELFEQYLSQTILKRAVDKNIIDYEIINIRDYARNKHSQMDDIPFGGGAGMVLKPEAYWNYFYENFEYFKNENPNSKKPYVIFLSPQGKQLTHKKVTELSQKDEIVLISGRYEGLDQRVIDRFVDEEISIGDYVLSSGDLPSLVLMDSIIRIKNGVIKKESFETDSFYNGLLGFPQYTRPVEIDGMEVPEVLRSGNHAKIDEFRQMKSIEKTIQNRKDLFEKKLEHIEEDLEFKKVYKKYLKSK
- a CDS encoding O-antigen ligase family protein, producing MEIIKKQKYLEKLYLLLGASIFIHYILVILFSVLILFEIFTSKEYKKILKDRTLITVGVVLGFSIMTSVFYKNILGLVAIPIFLFLVVGRYYTLAVDVELKQKVLQIISKFSIVPFFIGIVEFVLTKSRIGYFAFFNPNYLGSVMMMGAIVNLYLFFEKRNKKNILFFFSNMATIFLSGSRSSLIAVILGIFVLLFYFLDKRYFIFGTLVLLIYILGVYLHIFPFLRMDTFVEYFWLRVEIVQMAIVVFKRTNFLYGHGNFFYYKFTNHVYPHSHNAIVEFLLSYGFIGTVLLATVFFRYLYEILKKDRNNILKIALIVGVIFHNLTDFTIFWVQTVLLFIMISSYEEDNKMIKGYRKIKNEELLEEK
- the rimM gene encoding ribosome maturation factor RimM (Essential for efficient processing of 16S rRNA), coding for MENLINIGTIVGTHHLRGSVKINSIFEEIKLIKGEKVLLEKEGIKKILCVKNVKRLNEKKAILDFEEIKNIDEAQKLNGFKLKIRRDLLPQKTEDEFYIKDLLGMGVFFDDEKIGEIIDVMETAAHDILIVEDIKTKKEIMIPLIDEFVKKIDFENGRVEVNLIDGMR
- a CDS encoding PTS-dependent dihydroxyacetone kinase phosphotransferase subunit DhaM, whose protein sequence is MESANMKNKKLVGIVVVSHSNKLAEEIINFAKILSQEDFPIVNGGNVKREVYGTNVETVKNAVISADNGAGVLIFVDMGSSIFNAMQVVKELEGKVDARIVDAPIVEGVLSAAAANSLDMDLEDLKLIAEESRNFTKLRKEI
- a CDS encoding IS256 family transposase codes for the protein MTKKKIDNEIFKTLIEDYNIKDTNDIKDMLKDLLSGTIQTMLEAEIEHELGYAKHSMKDKTTSNARNGHSKKTVRSEYGNLDLDIPRDRNAEFEPQIIPKYQREITGIEGQILSLYAKGMSNRDIEDHLNNLYGIDVSPSMISKITDKIIPEIREWQSRQLEDVYPIVFMDAIHYSVRKDGVVVKKAVYLAIGIDKEGRKEVLGFWIGENESSKYWLNVLNELKNRGVQDILIMSVDNLKGFSEAISSVFPKTEIQKCVVHQIRNSIRYISYKDVREFTSDLKEMYNAPTLEQAEFKLDELEEKWGKKYMAVINSWRSNWNELTTYFKYDTKIRKLIYTTNPIESLNRQLRKYTKTKSLYPTDEALMKSVYLSLKEATRKWTGRIPGWGEIYSQLSIYFEGRI
- a CDS encoding RNA methyltransferase — its product is MRNNIYVGLVHYPVYNKNNDVVATSVTNFDIHDISRTCRTYDIKKYFIITPVDAQKELTSRIIGFWTEGDGIEFNKNRNEAFENTKLEDSVQSSIETIEKFEGRKPKIITTSARIFSNSVDYNVLGKEIIEDESPYLILFGTGWGLTDEIMDLSYKILKPIRGNTKYNHLCVRSAVSIILDRLLGEN
- a CDS encoding S1C family serine protease, with the translated sequence MKFKNIVTSSFFAAALVSGTAMAEGQVLQNKQVVQNTSVTNDMYRAQDAFAAVYDKAKDSVVNIRTKSTIVVETYNPLEAFLFGTSGRRQQRKETGSLGSGFIISSDGYIMTNNHVIEGADEIYVKMSDGQEYLAKLVGTSPEVDIAILKVMANRTFKPLKFANSDNIKIGHWAIAFGNPLGLNSSMTVGVIGASGRSSLGIEQVENFIQTDAAINQGNSGGPLLNINGDVIGVNTAIYSTTGGSVGLGFAIPSNLATNVKDSIIKSGRYERPYVGISVLDLTPEIKRQRNIPYSSGIMVQQVYSGSPAAKYGLKPGDIILEINGKKVTSAGTFIGELAAKKIGETVNLKVSSGGKEKNISMKLEAFSYSRQQINNRRR
- a CDS encoding RNA-guided endonuclease InsQ/TnpB family protein, which codes for MYLTLKQQVKHLSKKEFRNLKYLSHIAKNLTNEAIYNIRQYYFKNKKYLSYNENYKILKNSENYKKLNSNMAQQILKELDGSFKSFFGLLKLAKNGQYDNKKIKLPNYLDKDGFTTLFIGFVRLKDDILIVPYSISFRKTHKEIAGKLPPVLKGKKIKEIRIIPKQHSRYFEIQYTYEVEEVQRELNKENGLGIDLGIDNLCTCVSNNGASFLIDGRKLKSINQYYNKINAKLQSIKDKQKIKRTTLRQKRIARKRNNRIEDYLSKAARIIVNYCLNNDIGKLVLGYNEDFQRNSNIGSINNQNFVNIPYRKLRDKLIYLCKLYGIEFKLQEESYTSKASFFDGDEIPIYDKENLKEYIFSGKRIKRGLYQTSAGKLINADCNGALNILRKSKVVDLSVLYNRGELNTPKRIRVVVVLSNFLENF
- a CDS encoding peptidase U32 family protein, with product MIEKKNKLNILAPAGNYEKLVAAVKAGADEVFFGLKGFSARRNNENLDMKEVFSAIDYAHLHGVKAIMAFNTILKDSEIKSMYNNIKRVYEHGVDAVIVQDLGLVKFLKENFPNLKLHASTQMTVANHVEASKLKEMGLSRVCLARELSFEEIKEIRKNTDIELEIFVSGSLCISYSGNCYISSFIGGRSGNRGLCAYSCRKKFTDESGKSAYFLSPNDQLLQEKEINLLKEIGVDALKVEGRKKSSEYVFETVSYYDNILKGTPRPTESYKLFNRGYSKGYFYLDDKLMNQKYSSNFGYFLGIRLGSSNNFKIDDELILGDGVQFVDENFEKISGEYVNKIIFNGEKVQKVKKNDTISIGKLPKGTKYIYKNYSKEINDKIIHNIKVSKRFSAIDAEFVAEKGKKLKLTFEIKNLKNEKITVTKESDFVLSEIAKKTITKEKIAKKIAELGDTSFELANVKIIYDGNSFIPFSELKNLKRLCTQELSKEVLASYKRIAPEKKEYEFLQEKILKKPIFSALVSNEQQEKVCRKLGISKIY